The following DNA comes from Macaca thibetana thibetana isolate TM-01 chromosome 14, ASM2454274v1, whole genome shotgun sequence.
CTCCTGATTACCTTCTCTGACCCCATTCTCTGGACATGTCCAGCTCTCTATGCTTAATCCTCATCCAGTGTTAATTCATGCATctattaacaaatatttgctgagcgtCTACTATGTGCCACACACTGTTATATCTGGATATGCATCAGTTCACAAAACAGCCAAAGTCCCTGTAGTCGTGGAACATCCAATAGTGATCACACTATATTCTATGTTCCTGAGTCAGTCTCACCTACCAAACTTGGGAGTTCCTAGAGCACAATGACAGGTTCTGACTCTTACCTGTGGCCCAAGGCATGGCCTTGCTTACAAAAAACTTGCGTATCAATGAGTACATTACAGTCACCCCATCACCTTGGCTCACCCCATGCCCCATCTCCTGATCCAAGGGATCGCAGAAGTCGCCAGATCTCGTACCTCTTATAACCCCTCAAATCAAGACCCTGAGGTTCTGTAAATCTTTTGAGGTTCCTGAAGGGTAGGAGGCAGCTTAAGCTCATCCCTGGGGCTGGTAACTTGAACTGTAGGTCTCAGGTGACAGCAGCCACCTCAGCATGAATAATTGAAAGCCAGTCCAGCCTCCTGCTCAGAGTTATCCCCCACAGCAGGCCCTGGACTCCCTCAACCTGTCCTGTGCTCTGGTCTTGCCTAAGCAGGAGCCTCCAGCCCAGGTAAGCAGGGCCCTGGATTGTGGGTTCCCAAGCACACCAGTTCAAGCCCACCGCATCACTCATCTATTCACACCCATCCATACACTCTTTCATTTTTACTCCCCGCCACCACCAGGGGCCTTGCAAGAAGGCCTGCAAGGAGGTCAGATCTGGATGAGGAAGAGAATGGCCCAGGACATGGGAGGAGAGGCCCATTCCCCATAGGCCTCTGGAGAGAAGAGCTGAGTAGAGGGAATATGTGTGCTGTGTgttatgtgtatgtacacatttgTGAAGGGAATTCTAAGACAGCACAGGAGAAGAAGGGAATACAGCGGAGAGGAGATAGGGCTGGAGAATTATTACAGAATCAAAGACTCCTCCTATCCGCAGGGAAGAGCAGGCAGAGGGAGGGTCCTGGGATGGGAAAGAGGACATCTCACCCTAACACCCTATGGAGTATTTTGATTGCCTTTTACTGAGGCAGGGCACAGTGATGGTGAAGGTGTTTGACTGCAAACCTATGCTCTTTTGCTACACAGCAGTGGTCAGAGGAGTCCAAGCAGGCagagggtaggggtgggggaagATATCCCAGAGGGGAACTAGTGAAAGGGGTCCTGAAGAAGGGGTGACTTCAGTGATAAAGAGAAACAAGTCAGGGGAACAATGTGAAGATGGAACCAGGGGTTGGGACTGGGAAGAGGTGATTTGGGGCTGGGTGCTGAAAGTAGACAGTATGGAGTCCTTGAAAGTACACAGGCTTGGAATCATACtaacctggattcaaatcccagttctgctgtgtgactctggacaAAAGCCTTAGCCTTTCTGAGCCATGGTTTGTAAAACATAAGGATAATTGCTACTGGCAAAGGCTACACAAATAGTTAAATTGTGGGTGTGGgtttccctccctccaccccaggaCCCAGGTAGGGACCATGTCCCCTGCCATTGCACTGGCCTTCCTGCCACTGGTGGTAACATTGCTGGTGCGGTACCGGCACTACTTCCGATTGCTGTTGGGCACGGTCTTGCTGCGAAGCCTCCGAGACTGCCTGTCAGGGCTGCGGATCGAGGAGCGGGCCTTCAGCTACGTGCTCACCCATGCCCTGCCTGGTGACCCCGGTCACATCCTCACCACCCTGGACCACTGGAGCAGCCACTGCGAGTACTTGAGCCATATGGGGCCTGTCAAAGGTCAGTGTTCCCTAGCCTTCTGCTCCAAGAAGTACCCCCAAGGCagtgaaggaatatttgggatCTGTTGCTGCTTTACTGGCTGAATAGGGCAGGTTCTTGATCCTCTTTTagggcctcttttttttttctcatctggaaaaggGGAGCTTGGACTaagtcatttattcagcaaacatttattgccACCTCTTTTGTATTAGGAATGTGCTAGGTGCCAGGGAGGGGGGTAGAGGCCACAGAGATGAACTAGCCATAAATGCTGGCCTCAAAGGAAGCATAATACACAGTGGAATAACCATCTCAGCAGATAACCCATAGCTTTGTAATTATCTGTCTCCACATCTTTCTTCTCCACCATGGAGGCTTCCACATACCATTTAGGGTAGCTGTCTGCCTGGATTTATCTCAATCCCAGCATAAATGCTTTTAGggtcttatttaagaaattcagCTATGTggtggttcgcgcctgtaatcccagcactttgagaggccaaggtgggcagactgcctgagctcaggagtttgagaccggcttgggcaacatggcaaaaacccatctctacaaaaaatgcaaaaattacctgggcatggtggcacacacctgtggtcccacctactttggaggctgaggtgggaggactgcttgagcccaggaggctgaggctgcagtgagccgtgattgtgccactgcactctccagcatgggtgacagagcaagaccctgtctcaaaaaaaaaaaaaaaaaaaaaaaaggaaagaaattcagaaattcaCTGGCTGAATTTCTGGTGGCTCACTGGGTGAGGCactggtggctcgtgcctataatcccagcattttgggagaccgaggcaggaggatcacttgagcccaggagttcaagactagcctgggcaacaaagcgagacccctgtttgtacaaaaaatttaaaaattagccgggtgtggtggtgagtaactgtggtcccagctactaggcaggctgaggtgggaggattgcctgagcctgggtggtcaaggctgcagtgagccatgatcacgctactgcactccagcctgggcaacacagcaagacctggtctcataaataaataaataaatagacgtTTGTCCAATTCCAAGATCAGAAATATATTCAATGAGCAATAAAAGGGGAATGAAACTACAAATTCTAACAGAGACCTTTCATAAATCTCAAAGATACGTGGTTGTTTCTGCCTGGGACCTCATGGAGAAAGAGCAACATTTGAACTGAATCTAGAAGTTTTGAGTTGGCCAGGCAGATGGAGATGGGGGTGGGAAGGGCAAAGCCAGCCACATATACACATGTGGCATGAAGGAATGAGACAGCATGATGGATTCTGGGTACAGTTGTTTGGGATGGCTGTGATACAGGCCATAGGTGGGAAGTACTGAGAGATGCACCTGGGAGGTAGAATAGGATCAGGTCCAAGGTCCTGAATGCCAGGCTGAGGATCCCAAGTTCAATCCCAAAGGCCTTCAGCTCACAGGAGCCAAGGAGTAATAAGGTCAGATTGGTTGGAAAGATTCCAGGGCTGGTGTGAAGACTACACTGTAGGAGACGGGGACTAGGAGGGCAGTTGGGGCTATGGTACAAGAGACAGATGAGACCCCAACTGGTTGGGAGCTGCAGTGAGGCAGGTGAGCATTTGAGATACCTTTCTATCAGGGGCCCTGCATTCGTCTCCCATGTCTTCTGCAACAGCCATCTCCCCACATAGGTCAGATCCTGATGCGGCTGGTGGAGGAGAAGGCCCCTGCCTGTGTGCTGGAATTGGGAACGTACTGTGGATACTCTACCCTGCTTATTGCCCAAGCCCTGCCCCCTGGGGGTCGCCTTCTTACTGTGGAGCGGGACCCACGCACAGCAGCAGTGGCTGAAAAACTCATCCGCCTGGCCGGCTTTGATGAGCACATGGTCAGTCTCCCATCTCCCCAACCCAGATTTCTGTCACCCCAGGCCTTGCCCTAGCCAGACATCCCTTGTGAGGGACTCCCATCTAAGGAGAAGGAAGCACCTCCACTCTGGGGACTGTGATGCTGGATGGTGTGTCCTCGTGTCCCAAGTCATCTGCACATTATTTTCTGCCGGATGACAAAAGAAACAGCTAAGAGGAAGGCCTCTGGAACCCAGCAAATTTGGGTCCAGCTCTTACTCTGCCTCTTGTTAGCTATGTGACCTTTAGCAAAGCATGCATCCTCTGAACTCAGCTTCTTCACAGGCAGAATGGAAATCACAATACTGATCCTGACTTCTTAGGTTCTGAGGTCAGAGGAAATGTGAGAACACTCATGGGGAGCCAAGCCAGGACCTGGCATGAAGTAAGCCAGATCCTCGTGGGG
Coding sequences within:
- the TOMT gene encoding transmembrane O-methyltransferase, producing MSPAIALAFLPLVVTLLVRYRHYFRLLLGTVLLRSLRDCLSGLRIEERAFSYVLTHALPGDPGHILTTLDHWSSHCEYLSHMGPVKGQILMRLVEEKAPACVLELGTYCGYSTLLIAQALPPGGRLLTVERDPRTAAVAEKLIRLAGFDEHMVELIVGSSEEVIPCLRTQYQLSRADLVLLIHRPRCYLRDLQLLEAHALLPTGATVLADHVLFPGAPRFLQYAKSCGRYRCRLYHTGLPDFPAIKDGIAQLTYAGPG